TCCTTGCTTTTACCGCCTAGAAAGCCCTATACTTTCGCCGTAGATTCATAACTTCACCCCCTTTCAGAGTTATAATACTGCATAAAAAAAGAGCAACCCCGAGTTGGGCGCTCCTTCTTTTTCACAGTAATACCACACTTTGTATGGAAACTGCTTGCCTCGGTTATTTTGTTTTTGGTTTCTAAAGATATTTTCAATCTCTAAAGATATTATAGCATGTTTTCATTAAAAAAGGTATATATTTTTTCAAAATTATTCAATATTTTGCTTTTTTAGGCTAGTTTTTATCAACTCCTCCCTCAAGTCCTCCTTTTCCATAGCAAAGTCAACAATCGCCTTCAAATAACCCATAAGGTTTCCCGTATCATATCTTGTCCCTTCAATCGTATGTGCAAAGACTTTTTTGTTTTTTGACAATACATCTATAGCATCAGTAAGTTGTATCTCCCCATCTACTCCTGTGCCAATACCTTCAAGACATGAAAATATATCAGGGCTAAATACATACCTTCCCATTGTCCCAAGGTTTGACAGAGCTTTATCAGCCGGGGGCTTTTCAATAATTGATTCTATCTTTACTTGTTTAACTTGTTTTTTGGCACAACTTTTTTCTATTTCTTCACTCTTTATAACTGCATATTTATGAGATTCTTCTAGTAAGATCTCTCTAACACCAATTACTCCACCTAATTCTCCCTTATATTCCTCACATCCCTCATATTCCTCATATATATCAATCAACTGCTTAAGACAAGGCTTTTCTTCACTCTTTACCACTGCATCACCTAATATCACTCCAAAAGGCTCATCACCAACAAAACTTTTGGCATGCAAAATTGCATCTCCAAGACCGATAGCCTCTTTTTGTCTAATGTAATGCAGATTAACATCTGTCCTGTCAAAATGATCTATAATCGATTCTTTACCCCTACTGATAACAACAAGTATATCTTCTACTCCCGAGAAAATAGCTTCTTCAACCAGATACTGAATAACTGGCTTATCAAGGATTGGCATCATCTCTTTGGGTATCACTTTGGTAGCAGGAAGCAGCCTGGTCCCAAAGCCACCTGCGGGGATTACTGCTTTTTTTACTGTCATTTGTTAAAACCCCCAGTTTTAATTTGTTATCTAATTTAATATTGATATTCAATTTTCTTGTATCTCATTTGTCAGGTATTGCTCTTATTTTTTAATCTTATAATCATTTTAAAGGACTTAGATAATATTTTCTAGAACTATATTTCAATGCACACCATTTTTTAGTATAATTAATAACAAATGATTTAGGGT
The Natranaerofaba carboxydovora genome window above contains:
- a CDS encoding UTP--glucose-1-phosphate uridylyltransferase; protein product: MTVKKAVIPAGGFGTRLLPATKVIPKEMMPILDKPVIQYLVEEAIFSGVEDILVVISRGKESIIDHFDRTDVNLHYIRQKEAIGLGDAILHAKSFVGDEPFGVILGDAVVKSEEKPCLKQLIDIYEEYEGCEEYKGELGGVIGVREILLEESHKYAVIKSEEIEKSCAKKQVKQVKIESIIEKPPADKALSNLGTMGRYVFSPDIFSCLEGIGTGVDGEIQLTDAIDVLSKNKKVFAHTIEGTRYDTGNLMGYLKAIVDFAMEKEDLREELIKTSLKKQNIE